Proteins encoded by one window of Clostridium bornimense:
- the scpB gene encoding SMC-Scp complex subunit ScpB — protein MKNYNQIEIENINNSRYSIIESLLFVSGDALDKKDIANILDISENEVEATIEAMIRNYSKSSYRGIKIIKVNEKYQLVTKNENSNYIQKLLKKNSRQSLSQAALETLSIISYKQPITRVDIDEIRGVKSDRAIVTLMEKNLIKDCGRLDVPGRPILYSTTDEFLRYFNLESIKELPNLDSFYTSNNDEEAEPEVTP, from the coding sequence ATGAAAAATTATAATCAAATAGAAATAGAAAACATAAATAATAGTAGATATTCAATAATCGAATCTTTACTATTTGTAAGTGGTGATGCTTTAGATAAAAAAGATATAGCTAATATATTAGATATATCAGAAAATGAAGTTGAGGCTACTATAGAAGCTATGATTAGAAACTATAGTAAAAGTAGTTACAGAGGAATAAAAATAATTAAAGTAAATGAGAAATATCAACTTGTAACAAAGAATGAGAATAGCAACTATATACAAAAATTGTTAAAGAAAAATAGTAGACAATCATTATCACAAGCAGCGTTAGAGACCTTATCTATAATTTCATATAAGCAGCCTATTACTAGGGTAGATATTGATGAAATAAGAGGGGTTAAAAGTGATAGAGCAATAGTGACACTTATGGAAAAAAATCTAATTAAGGATTGTGGAAGGTTAGATGTCCCAGGAAGACCTATATTATATTCAACTACAGATGAATTTTTAAGATATTTCAATTTAGAATCAATTAAAGAATTACCTAACTTAGATAGTTTTT